One part of the Chroogloeocystis siderophila 5.2 s.c.1 genome encodes these proteins:
- the purE gene encoding 5-(carboxyamino)imidazole ribonucleotide mutase, with product MTQPLIGIIMGSDSDLPTMKEAIAVCSDFDVACEVAIVSAHRTPERMVEYAKSAHQRGIKVIIAGAGGAAHLPGMVAALTPLPVIGVPVPSRHLQGVDSLYSIVQMPAGIPVATVAIGNAKNAGLLAVQILATHNPALLQQVQAYRAGLTTMVMEKQAKLDELGYQKYLSNL from the coding sequence ATGACTCAACCACTCATTGGGATTATTATGGGCAGCGATTCCGATTTGCCCACGATGAAAGAGGCGATCGCGGTTTGTTCTGACTTTGATGTCGCGTGCGAAGTTGCGATCGTGTCAGCACACCGCACGCCCGAACGCATGGTAGAATACGCCAAATCTGCCCATCAACGCGGGATAAAAGTCATTATTGCGGGTGCCGGTGGTGCGGCGCATCTCCCAGGGATGGTTGCGGCTTTAACTCCTTTACCTGTGATCGGAGTTCCCGTTCCTAGCCGCCATTTACAAGGCGTTGACTCGCTGTACTCGATTGTACAAATGCCTGCTGGTATTCCGGTGGCGACTGTGGCGATCGGCAATGCGAAAAATGCCGGATTACTCGCGGTGCAAATTTTGGCAACGCATAATCCGGCGTTATTGCAACAAGTGCAAGCATACCGCGCCGGCTTAACGACGATGGTGATGGAGAAGCAAGCCAAGTTAGACGAACTAGGCTATCAAAAATACTTATCTAATTTGTAA
- the nagA gene encoding N-acetylglucosamine-6-phosphate deacetylase: MTKLTAINNNLHIINARLPGYRGLQQICVEQGRIAQILPMREAISSTQSLDVAGDWVSLGGVDLQINGALGLAFPEIQAQDFSKLAAVCEFLWQQGVDGFLPTLVTTSIDNFQRSLAVIGEFMQKDEPQQAKILGVHLEGPFLNYHKRGAHPAEYLLPLTIDNVQRVVGDYASIVKVITLAPELDATGEAIAYLRSLGITISLSHSQATAKEAQRAFDRGATMVTHAFNAMPGLHHREPGLLGEAIVYPGVWCGLIADGQHVCPTMLKILLKASDYAQKIFLVSDALAPLGLPDGTYPWDTRQITVTSGTARLADSTLAGTTLPLLVGVQNLVSWNICDVESAIALATIAPRKAIHLPEFIGNWATQLLRWRWYETTKELTWCRLVASGEF; encoded by the coding sequence ATGACAAAATTAACGGCGATCAATAATAATTTGCATATCATTAATGCACGGCTACCAGGTTATCGAGGTTTACAGCAAATTTGTGTTGAGCAGGGTAGAATCGCTCAGATCTTACCGATGCGTGAAGCAATATCATCGACGCAGAGTTTAGATGTCGCAGGCGATTGGGTATCTTTGGGCGGTGTTGATTTACAGATTAATGGGGCACTGGGGCTAGCTTTTCCCGAAATTCAAGCGCAAGATTTTTCTAAGTTAGCGGCGGTTTGTGAGTTTTTGTGGCAACAGGGAGTTGATGGTTTTTTACCTACTTTGGTGACAACTTCGATTGACAATTTTCAGCGATCGCTTGCTGTTATTGGCGAATTTATGCAAAAGGATGAACCGCAGCAAGCCAAAATTTTGGGAGTGCATCTAGAAGGACCATTTTTGAATTACCATAAACGCGGCGCGCATCCAGCTGAATATTTATTACCGCTGACGATTGATAACGTTCAGCGTGTTGTTGGTGACTATGCATCGATTGTTAAAGTAATAACCCTAGCACCCGAATTAGACGCGACTGGAGAGGCGATCGCTTATCTGCGTTCGCTTGGCATCACCATCAGCCTCAGTCACTCACAAGCCACTGCAAAAGAAGCACAACGCGCGTTCGATCGAGGTGCAACAATGGTAACTCATGCTTTTAATGCGATGCCAGGGCTGCATCATCGCGAACCAGGATTGTTAGGAGAGGCGATCGTATATCCTGGGGTGTGGTGTGGTTTAATTGCCGATGGACAGCACGTTTGCCCCACAATGTTGAAAATTTTGTTGAAAGCAAGCGATTACGCACAAAAAATCTTTCTCGTGAGTGACGCTTTAGCACCTTTAGGATTACCTGATGGAACTTATCCTTGGGATACGCGCCAAATTACAGTTACTAGTGGGACTGCAAGATTAGCTGACAGTACGCTAGCCGGAACAACACTGCCTTTACTCGTAGGAGTTCAAAACTTGGTAAGTTGGAATATTTGTGATGTCGAAAGTGCGATCGCGCTTGCTACAATAGCACCTCGTAAAGCAATTCACTTACCAGAATTCATCGGCAATTGGGCAACACAATTACTACGCTGGCGTTGGTATGAAACGACAAAAGAATTAACTTGGTGCAGATTAGTGGCTAGTGGTGAGTTTTGA
- the bchM gene encoding magnesium protoporphyrin IX methyltransferase — MNVADDKTIVKDYFNSTGFDRWRRIYGDGEVNKVQLDIRNGHQQTVETVLNWLQDDNLAGMSICDAGCGVGSLSIPLAQAGAKVFASDISEKMVEEAKDRAAAELANTDNLTFAVQDLEHLSGKYHSVICLDVLIHYPQAQAVEMISHLCSLSESRLILSFAPKTPALSLLKKIGSFFPGPSKATRAYLHKEADVIKILNSQGFTIQRQAMTRTRFYFSRILEAVRS, encoded by the coding sequence ATGAACGTAGCAGACGATAAAACAATAGTTAAAGATTACTTCAACTCTACAGGGTTTGATCGCTGGCGACGGATTTATGGCGACGGTGAAGTCAATAAAGTACAACTTGATATCCGTAACGGGCATCAGCAAACCGTCGAAACAGTTCTCAACTGGTTGCAAGACGATAACTTAGCGGGAATGTCGATTTGCGATGCGGGATGTGGTGTGGGAAGTCTGAGTATTCCTTTAGCGCAAGCTGGTGCTAAAGTTTTTGCGAGTGATATTTCAGAGAAAATGGTGGAAGAAGCTAAAGATCGCGCTGCGGCAGAATTAGCTAACACAGACAATCTTACATTTGCAGTGCAAGATTTAGAACACCTCAGCGGCAAATACCACAGTGTTATTTGTTTAGATGTGCTGATTCACTATCCACAAGCGCAAGCAGTAGAAATGATTTCGCATTTGTGTTCGTTGTCTGAGTCACGCTTGATTCTCAGCTTTGCGCCTAAAACTCCTGCTTTAAGTTTACTCAAAAAGATTGGCAGTTTCTTTCCTGGACCAAGTAAAGCGACTCGTGCTTATTTACACAAAGAAGCTGATGTCATAAAGATTCTCAATAGCCAAGGTTTTACAATTCAACGACAAGCAATGACACGCACTCGCTTTTACTTTTCGCGTATTCTAGAAGCCGTTCGTAGTTGA
- a CDS encoding helix-turn-helix domain-containing protein, whose product MGIFLRQWRDRRGLSQLDLALISNVSQRHISFLESGRANPSQEMILELATVLDIPLREQNVMLSAAGFAPIYSESDLHDPQVEPICKALDFMLKKQEPYPAVVIDRYWNLLQSNGAATHLMNLLLPQALQFDRVNLMRLMFDPHGLRPVVANWHEVAAHLIRRVHREAVVEGQSEKSVALLNELLAYPDVPQSWRDLQWEWHTPLLTVNFVKGDRQFNFFSTIATLGTPYDITLQELRVECLFPADDITAENMRKLQPG is encoded by the coding sequence TTGGGCATTTTTTTGCGACAGTGGCGTGATCGCCGAGGTTTAAGTCAGCTTGATTTAGCACTCATTAGCAATGTTTCGCAGCGACATATTAGCTTTTTAGAATCTGGACGTGCAAATCCTAGTCAAGAGATGATTTTGGAATTAGCAACAGTCCTAGATATTCCGTTAAGAGAGCAAAACGTAATGCTTAGTGCAGCAGGATTTGCACCAATATACTCCGAAAGCGACCTTCACGATCCTCAAGTTGAGCCAATTTGCAAAGCTTTAGACTTTATGTTGAAAAAACAAGAACCATATCCAGCTGTCGTGATAGATCGATATTGGAACTTACTACAGAGTAACGGCGCTGCCACACATTTAATGAATTTGTTGCTCCCTCAAGCCTTACAATTTGATCGCGTTAATTTGATGCGCTTGATGTTTGATCCTCATGGATTGCGCCCTGTGGTTGCCAATTGGCACGAAGTTGCAGCACATTTAATTCGGAGAGTCCATCGTGAAGCGGTTGTAGAGGGACAAAGTGAAAAATCAGTTGCATTGCTCAATGAATTACTGGCATATCCTGATGTACCGCAATCGTGGCGCGATTTGCAATGGGAATGGCACACACCGTTACTTACTGTGAATTTTGTGAAAGGCGATCGCCAATTTAATTTCTTCTCAACGATCGCCACTTTAGGAACGCCTTACGACATTACACTTCAAGAATTACGAGTGGAATGCTTATTTCCCGCAGATGATATCACTGCAGAAAATATGAGAAAACTACAACCAGGATAG
- a CDS encoding response regulator has protein sequence MKILIVEDDEFITEALRLVLAQQHYAVETANDGEAAWELVQVFAYDLILLDVKLPKLDGISLCRRLRSRGYQMPILLITGQDSSHDRVVGLDAGADDYLVKPFDREELVARVRALLRRGNLTSAPLLEWGKLRLDPSSCEVTYDQQPIHLTPKEYALLELFLRNNRRVYSCNAILEHLWSYDKTPGEEAVRTQIKGLRQKLKAVGASDLIETVYGIGYRLKPLETISVPSVEIGKQTQQQTLFAIAGVWRQFEERVSQQVALLERATVALLQEQLSDELRTTAEYEAHTLAGSLGTFGLGEGSRIAKKIERIFQAQSISTEAAAHLCQLVTALRQEIQRPEAQIMATEHQQETSPLLLIVDSDRLQAEELASIAQQQGIRTRVSTNLIAAREAIYRENPQVVLLDIAISPTTEESLQLITQLHKQTSSVPVLVYTTRDSLGDRLAVAKSGGRYFLHKSTPPAQVIAKLAQILQSSDRIAKVMVVDDDPQILATVRSLLEPWGMKVTTLADPRCFWETLAATLPDLLILDVKMPHINGIDLCQVVRNDPQWNGLPIVFLTAYNDTDAVNQVFGAGADDFVSKPIVGPELVTRIVNRWERIKLLRSLAEIDPLTGVFNRQTAIQEFESLLNQAKADDQLLSLAIIRLDSLQQINIHHGYATGDALLRRVGQLLQQFFHEQAIVCRWAGAEFMVGMYGTSRSDAKARLSAVQETLYQEVVANGTGELNFSIGFAHYPEDGTDLQSLYSTGTTALVPITIAATYA, from the coding sequence ATGAAGATTTTAATAGTAGAGGATGACGAATTTATAACTGAAGCGCTGCGCTTAGTTTTGGCACAGCAGCACTATGCAGTCGAAACCGCGAACGATGGTGAAGCAGCTTGGGAGTTAGTACAAGTATTTGCGTACGACCTAATTTTGCTTGATGTCAAGTTACCGAAACTAGATGGTATTAGTCTTTGTCGGCGGTTGCGATCGCGCGGCTATCAGATGCCGATATTGTTAATTACCGGACAAGATAGCAGTCACGATCGCGTCGTTGGTTTAGATGCAGGCGCAGACGATTATTTAGTCAAACCATTTGATCGCGAAGAATTGGTAGCGCGGGTTCGTGCGCTGTTGCGGCGTGGCAATCTCACCTCAGCCCCACTCTTAGAATGGGGAAAACTCCGCCTCGATCCAAGTAGTTGTGAGGTAACATACGACCAACAACCGATTCATCTTACACCCAAAGAGTACGCGCTTTTAGAACTATTTTTACGCAACAATCGCCGCGTATATAGCTGTAATGCCATTTTAGAACACCTCTGGTCGTATGATAAAACTCCAGGTGAAGAAGCAGTAAGAACGCAAATTAAAGGATTGCGACAGAAATTAAAAGCTGTAGGAGCCAGTGATCTCATCGAAACAGTTTACGGCATCGGCTATCGCTTAAAACCACTCGAAACCATATCTGTACCATCCGTAGAAATTGGCAAACAAACGCAACAACAAACTTTATTCGCGATCGCTGGTGTATGGCGTCAATTTGAAGAACGTGTTAGTCAGCAGGTAGCCTTACTCGAACGCGCAACTGTTGCACTGTTGCAAGAACAACTTAGTGACGAACTACGCACAACAGCCGAATACGAAGCGCATACTTTAGCTGGTTCTTTAGGCACATTTGGCTTAGGTGAAGGTTCGCGTATTGCCAAAAAAATTGAGCGTATCTTTCAAGCACAGTCAATTTCAACCGAAGCAGCGGCGCATTTGTGTCAATTAGTAACAGCGTTACGCCAAGAAATTCAGCGCCCCGAAGCCCAAATTATGGCGACAGAACATCAACAGGAGACATCGCCTTTACTGTTAATTGTTGATAGTGATCGCCTGCAAGCCGAAGAGTTAGCCAGTATTGCTCAACAACAAGGAATACGCACGCGAGTTAGCACAAACCTCATCGCGGCGCGCGAAGCCATTTATCGCGAAAACCCGCAAGTCGTCTTATTGGATATTGCGATTTCCCCAACAACCGAAGAAAGTTTACAACTGATAACCCAACTCCACAAGCAAACATCATCAGTTCCCGTTTTAGTTTATACCACACGCGATAGTTTAGGCGATCGCCTCGCAGTCGCTAAGAGTGGAGGACGCTATTTCTTACACAAATCAACTCCACCTGCACAAGTGATTGCCAAACTTGCTCAAATTTTACAAAGTAGCGATCGCATTGCCAAAGTGATGGTTGTTGATGACGATCCGCAAATTCTCGCGACTGTGCGCAGTCTACTCGAACCTTGGGGGATGAAAGTCACAACGCTAGCCGATCCACGTTGCTTTTGGGAAACTCTAGCGGCGACTCTCCCCGATTTACTGATTTTAGATGTCAAAATGCCCCACATCAATGGTATTGACTTGTGCCAAGTGGTCCGCAACGATCCGCAGTGGAATGGTTTACCGATTGTGTTTCTTACAGCTTACAACGATACAGATGCGGTTAATCAGGTATTTGGTGCAGGTGCGGATGACTTTGTTAGTAAGCCAATTGTTGGTCCTGAATTGGTGACTCGGATTGTCAATCGTTGGGAACGTATTAAGCTTTTGCGAAGTCTTGCAGAAATCGATCCACTCACAGGTGTATTTAACCGCCAAACAGCAATTCAAGAATTTGAGTCATTACTCAACCAAGCCAAAGCAGACGATCAACTGCTTTCCTTAGCAATCATTCGTTTAGACTCTTTGCAACAGATTAATATTCATCATGGCTATGCGACAGGAGATGCATTACTACGGCGTGTTGGACAACTCTTGCAACAATTCTTTCACGAGCAAGCGATCGTCTGTCGCTGGGCAGGAGCAGAATTTATGGTAGGAATGTACGGTACAAGTCGCAGTGATGCTAAAGCAAGATTAAGCGCAGTGCAAGAAACGCTGTATCAAGAAGTTGTTGCTAATGGCACTGGTGAACTGAACTTTAGTATCGGCTTCGCGCACTATCCTGAAGATGGTACTGATTTGCAATCGCTTTACTCAACGGGAACCACAGCACTTGTACCGATAACTATTGCAGCAACTTATGCTTAG
- a CDS encoding PAS domain S-box protein, producing the protein MLRSVPKRLTAGFFVVLAFALSNAAISYRSTQKLITNEQAIAHSHQVIAELETTLSKLKDAETGQRGYLLTRDTQYLAPYVLARTQTQEQLAKLKQLTADSLKQQQQIAQLEQAMSAKFAELERTIDLEQKNQFDAARAIVLSGRGKQLMEDIHQIVGEMEKSERLRLQQRAQQSQNGFRDEIVTSSVSMLLNVGLLVLLYYLIHRYIQQRQHAEESLRKANQTLETLIQSSPLGIVALTPSGKVSLWNPAAERIMGWSRREIVNQYLPIFDNQQLDRHLQARILQGEAISGVELRSYKKDGQAIAISLSTAPLRDASNQINGIMAVIADISDRYAAEQTIREQAALLDIAVDAIFVQDLENRISFWNKGAERLYGWQAREALGKNADELLHDEPALKIVVLQEKLNTDGEWQGELRQVDKNGKQIIVASRWTLVRDAQGNPKSILVVNTGITEKKRLEAQLLRVQRMESIGTLAGGIAHDLNNVLTPILMSVQLLQMKFSDTQSQHLLNSLESNVKRGAALVKQVLSFARGFEGDRVTLQVKHLISEIVHLIKETFPKSIEVVTDISPHLWTIFGDATQLHQVLMNLVVNARDAMPKGGTLSIQAENTIIDDYYAQMNVEAAVGCYVAIAVTDTGIGIPPEIIERIFEPFFTTKEVGKGTGLGLATALGIVKNHGGFVNVYSEVGKGTKFSIYLPASKATEPQPTKDSELLLGNGELILVVDDETSIREATKLSLEAYNYRVITASDGAKALKIYAKFQDEIAVILLDMMMPSMDGTLTIMTLQKINPVVKIIAISGLSSNEKIAAKTGLGVQAFLPKPCTAKDLLETLHYAIKK; encoded by the coding sequence ATGCTACGCTCCGTTCCAAAAAGATTAACCGCAGGATTTTTTGTCGTATTAGCGTTTGCGTTGAGTAATGCGGCGATTTCGTATCGCAGTACACAGAAACTCATTACGAACGAACAAGCGATCGCGCATAGCCATCAAGTCATCGCCGAACTAGAAACAACACTTTCAAAACTCAAAGATGCAGAAACCGGACAACGCGGCTACCTACTGACACGAGACACACAATACTTAGCACCGTATGTGTTAGCAAGGACACAAACACAAGAACAACTTGCCAAACTCAAGCAACTTACCGCAGATTCCCTTAAGCAACAGCAACAAATCGCCCAACTCGAACAAGCCATGAGTGCGAAATTTGCCGAACTAGAACGCACAATCGACTTAGAGCAAAAAAATCAATTTGATGCAGCAAGAGCTATTGTGTTATCGGGTCGTGGTAAGCAATTAATGGAAGATATTCACCAAATTGTCGGCGAAATGGAAAAAAGCGAGCGACTTAGACTACAACAACGCGCGCAACAATCGCAAAATGGCTTTCGCGACGAAATCGTGACATCCTCAGTCTCAATGCTACTCAATGTCGGATTGTTGGTACTGTTGTATTACTTGATTCACCGCTATATCCAGCAACGCCAACACGCAGAAGAGTCACTGAGAAAAGCGAACCAAACACTCGAAACGCTGATTCAATCATCACCCCTCGGAATTGTAGCGCTCACGCCTAGTGGAAAAGTGAGTTTGTGGAATCCTGCGGCTGAAAGAATTATGGGCTGGAGTCGTCGCGAGATCGTTAACCAGTATTTGCCGATTTTTGACAATCAACAACTTGATCGTCACCTCCAAGCGCGAATCTTACAAGGTGAAGCAATTAGTGGTGTTGAACTGAGGAGTTACAAAAAAGATGGTCAAGCGATCGCGATTTCGCTTTCTACCGCACCGTTGCGCGATGCTAGCAATCAGATTAATGGCATTATGGCAGTGATTGCCGATATTAGCGATCGCTACGCCGCCGAACAAACAATTCGCGAACAAGCAGCGTTACTTGATATTGCGGTCGATGCGATTTTTGTTCAAGACTTAGAAAACCGAATTTCTTTTTGGAATAAAGGCGCAGAACGTTTATATGGTTGGCAAGCGCGCGAAGCTTTGGGGAAAAATGCTGATGAACTTTTACACGACGAACCAGCATTAAAAATTGTCGTTTTGCAAGAAAAGCTCAACACAGATGGCGAATGGCAAGGCGAGTTGCGTCAAGTCGATAAAAATGGGAAACAAATTATTGTAGCCAGTCGCTGGACATTAGTCCGCGACGCGCAAGGAAATCCTAAATCAATATTAGTTGTTAACACGGGCATCACCGAGAAAAAAAGGCTCGAAGCACAATTATTACGCGTACAACGTATGGAAAGTATTGGTACGCTAGCCGGTGGAATTGCCCACGATCTTAATAATGTATTGACACCGATTTTAATGTCAGTACAACTATTACAAATGAAGTTTAGCGATACCCAAAGTCAACATTTACTCAACTCATTAGAAAGCAATGTCAAACGCGGTGCGGCATTAGTTAAACAAGTTTTGTCTTTTGCACGTGGTTTTGAAGGCGATCGCGTTACTTTACAAGTCAAACACTTAATCTCAGAAATTGTCCATCTCATTAAAGAGACCTTCCCGAAATCAATTGAAGTTGTCACCGATATTTCTCCTCATTTATGGACAATTTTCGGTGATGCGACACAACTACATCAAGTATTGATGAACTTAGTAGTTAATGCGCGAGATGCGATGCCCAAGGGTGGCACTTTAAGTATTCAAGCAGAAAATACTATAATTGACGACTACTATGCTCAGATGAATGTCGAGGCAGCGGTGGGGTGTTATGTTGCGATCGCTGTCACTGATACAGGTATTGGCATTCCACCGGAAATCATCGAGCGAATTTTTGAACCATTTTTTACAACTAAAGAAGTCGGAAAAGGTACTGGATTAGGATTAGCTACGGCACTAGGAATTGTAAAAAATCATGGTGGATTTGTGAATGTCTATAGTGAAGTTGGCAAAGGGACAAAATTTAGCATATACTTACCTGCAAGCAAAGCAACCGAACCACAACCAACCAAAGATAGTGAACTTCTATTAGGAAATGGTGAATTAATTTTAGTTGTTGATGATGAAACAAGTATTCGCGAAGCAACGAAGCTTTCTTTAGAAGCGTATAATTATCGCGTTATAACTGCAAGTGATGGTGCTAAAGCCTTGAAAATTTATGCTAAGTTTCAAGATGAAATTGCAGTAATTTTACTTGATATGATGATGCCTTCTATGGATGGTACGCTTACAATTATGACGTTACAAAAGATAAATCCTGTAGTAAAAATTATTGCCATCAGTGGACTTAGTTCTAATGAAAAAATAGCTGCAAAAACTGGTTTAGGTGTACAAGCTTTTCTACCCAAGCCTTGCACAGCAAAAGATTTATTAGAAACTTTGCATTATGCGATCAAAAAGTAG
- a CDS encoding acetate/propionate family kinase, with protein MKILVLNAGSSSQKSCLYELSDPLPDSPPHPVWEAKVDWSRHPGIAAIKINAQDRVLETELETDSRPEVISYLFDTLVSGKTQVIDDLSEIDIAGHRVVHGGQDYREATLITPEVKDTILLLSDFAPLHNPANLEGIEAIEQLLPSLPQVAVFDTAFHSQIPLSAAVYPGPYEWFEQGIRRYGFHGISHQYCAHRAATLLKRDLQSLRLIICHLGNGCSLSAIRDGVSIDTTMGFTPLEGLMMGSRCGSIDPGILIYLLRDRELDADKLDEILNHNSGLKGISGVSQDMRQIQSAIASSNSRAQLAFDMYVHSLRKHIGAMLATLGGLDALVFTGGVGENQAQLRAKACESFAFLGLKLDLAQNADSPGDTDIATNDSTVRVLIINTQEDWAIATECWKLTLDT; from the coding sequence ATGAAAATCCTTGTCCTTAACGCAGGATCGAGTAGCCAAAAAAGTTGTTTATACGAACTGAGCGATCCTTTACCCGACTCGCCCCCGCATCCCGTATGGGAAGCGAAAGTAGACTGGAGCCGACATCCTGGAATAGCTGCTATTAAAATTAATGCTCAAGATAGAGTTTTAGAAACCGAACTCGAAACTGATTCGCGCCCTGAAGTCATTTCCTACTTATTCGATACCTTAGTAAGCGGTAAAACGCAGGTTATTGACGATCTCAGTGAAATTGATATTGCAGGTCATCGCGTTGTCCATGGCGGTCAAGATTACCGCGAAGCAACTCTGATTACTCCTGAAGTCAAAGATACTATTTTGCTTTTATCTGATTTTGCGCCTTTGCACAATCCTGCGAACCTTGAAGGTATTGAAGCGATTGAACAACTGCTACCATCTTTACCGCAAGTTGCCGTGTTTGATACTGCATTTCATAGTCAGATACCATTAAGCGCAGCAGTTTATCCAGGTCCTTACGAATGGTTTGAGCAAGGTATTCGTCGCTATGGTTTCCACGGTATCAGTCACCAATATTGCGCGCATCGGGCTGCAACACTGCTAAAGCGCGATTTACAGTCTTTACGGCTGATTATTTGTCATTTAGGAAATGGCTGTTCGTTATCCGCTATTCGTGATGGAGTCAGCATTGACACGACAATGGGTTTTACTCCTCTAGAAGGCTTGATGATGGGAAGTCGCTGTGGCTCAATTGACCCTGGTATTTTAATTTACCTATTGCGCGATCGCGAACTCGACGCAGATAAGCTCGATGAAATCCTCAATCATAATTCTGGCTTAAAAGGAATCTCTGGAGTATCCCAAGATATGCGCCAAATTCAAAGCGCGATCGCATCAAGTAACTCGCGCGCCCAACTCGCTTTTGATATGTATGTGCATTCGCTACGTAAACACATCGGTGCAATGCTAGCAACTTTGGGCGGTTTAGATGCGTTGGTTTTTACAGGTGGTGTTGGTGAAAATCAAGCTCAATTACGTGCTAAGGCTTGTGAATCGTTCGCTTTTTTAGGTTTAAAGCTCGATTTAGCTCAAAATGCTGATTCTCCAGGCGATACTGATATTGCAACAAATGATTCTACAGTGCGCGTTTTAATTATCAATACTCAAGAAGATTGGGCGATCGCTACCGAATGCTGGAAACTTACGCTTGATACTTAG
- a CDS encoding Uma2 family endonuclease encodes MNELKTQLPTDTWVDCTWEEFIQATTQPEYAKAKCYYYNGQLRLEMSPVGTNHSLDNGLIVLLVNLFGIAKGIPLKLLINCSYRQPGIKEAQPDASYYVGERVTSAPTGSSVVNLEFNPPPDLVIEVADTSLTDDIGQKRLLYEDLAVGEYWVVDVNKAQVIAFKILSNGGSQRISESSVLPGLAITRLEEGLQRSRDTDNTTVAAWFLQAFSQ; translated from the coding sequence ATGAACGAACTCAAAACACAACTACCTACAGATACTTGGGTAGATTGTACGTGGGAAGAATTTATACAAGCGACAACACAACCTGAATATGCAAAAGCCAAATGCTATTACTACAACGGACAATTAAGGTTAGAAATGTCGCCTGTAGGGACTAATCATTCTTTAGATAATGGACTAATTGTTCTACTTGTAAACTTATTTGGTATTGCTAAAGGAATACCGTTGAAGTTACTAATTAACTGCAGCTATCGTCAACCAGGTATTAAGGAAGCCCAACCAGATGCATCTTACTACGTTGGAGAACGAGTAACGAGCGCTCCTACTGGTTCTTCTGTTGTTAATCTTGAATTTAATCCACCTCCAGATTTAGTCATTGAAGTAGCAGATACATCGCTAACCGATGATATCGGGCAGAAGCGTTTACTATACGAAGATTTAGCAGTTGGTGAATACTGGGTAGTAGATGTGAATAAGGCGCAAGTTATAGCTTTTAAAATTCTTTCAAATGGCGGTAGCCAACGAATTAGCGAATCAAGTGTATTACCAGGACTCGCGATCACGCGTTTAGAAGAAGGTTTACAACGCAGCCGCGACACTGATAATACCACTGTTGCTGCTTGGTTTTTGCAAGCCTTTAGTCAATGA
- a CDS encoding MerR family transcriptional regulator encodes MRIGELAQKAGVTPRTIRYYENLGLLNPSEREGNGFRYYTEAELLRLQKIDCLKALGLTLEEIASVIDLYFEDPTELKAKQKVLTILQAHLQETDDKLSALAQFRSELLFNITKIQKCIEQINSQ; translated from the coding sequence ATGCGAATTGGAGAGCTAGCGCAAAAAGCTGGCGTAACTCCAAGAACGATTCGCTACTATGAAAACTTAGGACTACTCAACCCAAGTGAACGGGAGGGAAATGGCTTTCGCTATTACACGGAAGCTGAGTTACTGCGACTACAAAAAATAGATTGTCTCAAAGCACTTGGACTCACTCTCGAAGAAATTGCTAGCGTGATTGACTTGTACTTTGAAGATCCAACCGAACTCAAAGCTAAGCAAAAGGTGTTAACAATCTTACAAGCACATCTCCAAGAAACTGACGACAAATTGAGCGCACTCGCGCAGTTTCGTTCAGAGTTGCTTTTTAATATTACTAAAATTCAAAAATGTATTGAGCAAATCAATAGCCAGTAA